AACTGTGTCTTTTATCTCCAGATATATTCTGATCTTCAACATTAATTTTTTGAAAGTATGGATTTATTTTTCCTATATCGTGATAGTAAATAAAATATGCAATTATTTCTTTTACAGTATCTGTATTTTTCTCTGTAAAAATTTTTGATATCATATCATCAATTATAAATTCTAATTGCATTTTGTCGACCAAGTATACAAAATACTTAGAACATAAATCCGAATGATCTTCCAAAGACTCTAATAAGACTTCTGAGTTAATCTTTTTTCTATGGGCTGAACTATAAATATGTGGAGGGATCACTGAAGTATCAAGAGAATTAATTATTTGTTGAAATTTCTCAAAAAACATAATAAGCTCGATCTCCCGAAACAATAAAATCATTAGGATTAGTAACACAGATTTTTGCTATAGTTTCGGGTACGGCCATTAAGCAATAAATATATTTGAAGTTTTCATCAAAACCAAAAGGAATCATCTCTAGTTTAAAGTTAGTTTTATTTATTCCATTAGATAGTAACTCAAAGGGAAATATACTTTGACAATTAACTGAAGTTTGTGAATTATTTGTTAAGTCTTCTAAAGAAATATATTCAATACTTGCAGGAAATTCATTTTTCCCAAAATAGACATTAAATACAGATTTATTACTTTTTATATTTTCTATTATTTTGTTATGTAGTTCATTTTCTTCATTTAAAACTAATCCAATTTCATAATCTGGATCCATCAATATTTGCTCTTTTATAATCACATTTGGAGAAGATACATCTTTTCTATTATTTAGAAAACTATTTAGGCTGTTATATGTAACGACAAATTTACGATCTCTTTTATTTTTGGGATATATATAAATCTGGATGTCACTTAATCTTTCATAATATTCTGGAACTGTATCTTTGTTTATATATCCCCTAAGTCCAACTATGGCACCAAGAATTCCCAATAGATGAGGTTTAGGAATTATAGAATAAGTATTT
The Methanofastidiosum sp. genome window above contains:
- the cas5 gene encoding CRISPR-associated protein Cas5 encodes the protein MKLLKFRLYGSFAHFNQPASNLFKNTYSIIPKPHLLGILGAIVGLRGYINKDTVPEYYERLSDIQIYIYPKNKRDRKFVVTYNSLNSFLNNRKDVSSPNVIIKEQILMDPDYEIGLVLNEENELHNKIIENIKSNKSVFNVYFGKNEFPASIEYISLEDLTNNSQTSVNCQSIFPFELLSNGINKTNFKLEMIPFGFDENFKYIYCLMAVPETIAKICVTNPNDFIVSGDRAYYVF